Genomic segment of Paenibacillus polymyxa:
TTCATGATGCGCTGGCTATAGAGCAGATTTTCGTAAGTACTGGTCGCATGGTTTTCCAACACAATATGCTGTACAGGGACCCCCCTATCTACCAAATAGCGTTGCATGCCCTCAGCCTCCGTATACGGAAAATCTGGTTTATCCAGTCCCCCACTTACAATTAGACGCTGTACCGTCCCGTTGCGGTATAAGCGCAAGGCTTCTTCCAGCCTTTCCTTCAATCCAGGACTGGGCACAGCCCCCCACATAGAAGCACCTAGTACGATTCCAATTTGCACTTGCTTGAGCGGAGTGGTAGAGGCGGCTGTATTCATGTCCCACACTCGGATACCTGCCCATACCAATCCGACCAAAATGAAAATCATCAAACAAAGTACAAGACGCTTGGATACCATAGATATCTTCTTAAGGCGACTCTGCCCGCTTTTCAACTCAGGGCGTTTGGGCCTAGTGTCTTTAATCCACTGCAAAACTTTCACCGTTCTCTCTTGAAATCACCGTTGTGAAACCATTCTGCCCGGTGTTTCAGCGACATTTTAAAATAGGGGAACACGTGGGCATCTATCTGATGTAACACATCAGCCGCTGTACGGTTAGCCAATTCTGCCTCTTGCGTTGAGATATGCCCCCGTTGTAACGCCTCCTCCAATTCATCCTCATCCACTAGGAAGATTTCACCGTTTTTAAGCACCACAACATCCAAATACAAATCGTCAAACCATGGGACTCCTTGATCGGTCACACCCTGATTTCGGCAGGTATCAATGTACCATTCAACGATTTGCTCTCGGTTGTCAAACATAGCAGTCACCACATAGTACTCACCTTTTGGATAATATTGTAGCCAGGAATATCCTTTATCGGCTATGCAAAACGTATGACCACCGTAACTTTTCCATAACGGCTCCTTGAGACTCAAAATTGTATACAGGGTCACATATCCTGTAAACGCGTCACTTTCTACATACCGGCAAGCAAACTTGCGATTGGTGATTCTGCGCCAGTTGGCCCGGTCTCCGAATTTGCGCTTCATAAATGATGTTCCTCTCCAACATTGGTAAAACCAGCTTACCATATTTAAACTGTACACTCAAAAAGAACCCCTTTACTAAAGCAAAAAAAGGTATTCTCAGACCGTGAAACGGTCCGAAAATACCTTTGATTTGAAGCAAATTCAACTTACATAAAGCAATACTTGCTAATCCCGATTGTGACGTCCACGATTGGAGTTCGAATGACCGTTAGAATTGCCTTCTTGAGTTCCATCCGTTGTGACTTCAGTCGTAGATGCATCCGTATTTTCTGGATTTACCATAGTATCTTCATCAGAAATACCTGCATCCGGTGTAGTAGTCTGACCATTTCCCTGATTTGTATCGTTTCCATTGCCGGAATTGCTATTATTGTTACCTGTGCCTCCAGCACCATTCCCACTAGTATCTCCAGGAGATGCCGGAACCTGACCTGAGCCATTATTGTTGTCGATACCGCCAGGAGCTGTATTTCCCTGATCTGTACCGTTTTGTCCGTCTGTAGCCCCGCCATTATCCGGTAAGGTTCCATTCTCGTTTGGATCAGTCCCTTGTTGTGGATCAACCGGAGTAGTCTCTGCCGGAATTTCCACACGGATCGTATTAGAAGCCTCGGATTCTTTACCATCCGCTCCATAAGCCACTACATAATATTCATACGTGTTTCCAGCTATAGGAGACGTATCTTCACCACTCGTGCCCTTCATGGCCTCCATGATTGTTGCAAAGCCTGCATCAGAAGTCCCTTTGCGATACACACGGTATTGTACATTATCCCCCGTCGCCGCAGTCCAGGACAACGATACAATTTGGGTGTCCTGACTATAAGACCCGCTCAGCCCGCTTGGAGCGGTAGCCTGAACCGGCTCTTCTGGCTTCTGCTCAACTGGTGGTTCATATCCCTTCGGCTCGCTGAATTGCGTAACCGGATGCCCCTTGAGAGCTTCACCCATGACCCTTCCGAAAAAGGCTGCCGACTGCCCACTGTAGTTTCTGAGCATATGTTTGCTGTCCGGCTTATCATAACCCATCCATACTGCTCCGGTATATTCTGGCGTATAGCCGACAAACCAGATGTCCCGGTTACCACTGTTACCGCTAATTCCACTTTGGGTCGTACCCGTTTTACCAGCTACAGGCCAGTCAATACGTGCTTTGCGACCTGTGCCGCTATTGACTACATTTTGCATCATTTGTGTCATTTCATAAGCCGTTTTTTCACTCATTACAGATTTAGATTCCTCTTCATGAGTATAAACTACCTGATCATCACTATTATTAATTTGTTTAATGGAATAAGCCTTTTGGAATTGTCCTTTATTGGCAAAAGCGCTGTAGGCCTGCGCCATTTCAAGGGTATTCGTTCCTTTGCTTAATCCACCCAATGCGATAGCAAGTGAGTGATCATTTTTGTCCATCGGAATGCCTACGCTCTCGGCAAATTGAACCCCTTTTTCCACACCGATTTGGTTCAGCAACCATACAGGCGGAATATTTTCAGACTTCGTAATGGCATCGAGCATGCTGATGGTCGACGAGTAACCATGCAAGTTTTTCGGACTGTATCCGTTAAAACTCTGGCGTTCGTTACTCAAAGGGGTATCCATCGTAAATTTACCGGATTCAAGAGCTGGCGCATAGGCTACAATCGGCTTGAAAGCCGATCCTGGCTGTCTGCGGCTCTGTGTCGCACGATTGAAGGTTCCCTTTTTATAATCTCGTCCGGGTGCCATCGCGGCAATTCCACCTGTTTGGTTGTTAATAATGACCATCGAGGCTTGAACAGGCTGATCGTCAGGACTTTTTTCGAACATGTCATCATCTGCCATCGCCTGATCCAGCGCATTTTGGGCCTGGGCATCCATTGTCGTATGAATCTTATAACCACCAATAATCAAATCATTGCCGCTAACTCCTGGCAGTGCATCCTCTGCCTCATCCATGACGTATTCCATAAAATTTTGATACTTTTGAACTTTTTCTGGTTGTTTGTAATTGTAATTTACAGCCTTGGCCTCTTCCATCTCTTGCTTTCCAATCATCCCTTGCTCAAACATCAGCTGGAGAACCACCGCACGTCGTGCCTTCGAGTTCTCCGGGTTACTGATCGGATTATACTTGGATGGCCCTTTCGGAATAGCTGCCAGTGTAGCAACCTGCCACAATTTTAATTTGTTTAAGTCTGATACACCAAAATAGCCTTCCGACGCTGCCTTAATTCCAGAATACGAGCGTCCAAACCAAATCCGGTTCAGATATAGTGTAATGATGTCTTCTTTAGTCAAATTCCGCTCCAGCGCCATTGCGATGGATACCTCGGTCGCTTTACGGAAAAAGGTTTTGTCACGTGTCAAAAACAAGTTTTTGGCTAGCTGCTGAGTTAGTGTGCTGCCGCCCTCCACTGCCGAACGAGCCACGATATCCTTTACGGCCGCCCGACCGATAGACCAAATATCAACACCTTGATGCTCATAAAACCGTTTATCCTCTGTCGCCACAAAAGCTTTTTTCAGTAGGTCTGGTATTTCTTCACTTTTAACAGGATCGCTTTTTTGCACAGACAACTCACCCATGAGCACACCGTTGCGGTCATAAACCTTCGATGTCTCGTTCACTGTAATTTTGTCTTTGTTGGCTTTGTAAATTTTTTCGCCATTAACCATGACAAATAAATATCCACCAAGTGCACAGAATATGGCTAAGGCCGCTGTAATAAATAGCGTCCACCCCACTCGCTTACCTGTTATTTTCTTTTTCTTGCCCTTCGGCTTCTCTTTAGATGTGTTTCTATTGCGATTGCCGGATCTGGACAATGAATCGTTTGGCATTCCCCTGACTCCCTTTCGCGAATAATCATATGATACCTAACATAAGCCTAAAGCTTGCTGTTGGCAGCATGAAAGTAAACGGAATGAAAAGAACAACCCTGATCAGGTTGCTCCCGGTCACATTCCTATACAGTTAGACGAGACGGACGCCTGAAAAGTTTCATGAACCCGGGCGACCGTCAAGCCGTAATCAGTTATCGCTAGCGTTATCCTGTTGCTGTACAAGCGATACATTGCGTTGCGGTGTAAAGGTGGAGATGGCATGCTTGTAAATCAGCTGTTGCTTTCCATCCGAGTCGATAACAATCGTAAAATTGTCAAATGCTTTAATCGTCCCTCGCACTTGAAATCCATTGATGAGGTATACCGTTACAGGTATAGAATCCTTGCGCAATTGATTCAGAAACGTATCTTGGATATTAATGGACTTGTTCATTTTAGCCGTACCCCCAATAATCATTTGGATTGTTTTGAAGTATATTCAAGGTCTGTCCGGAACTTTCCTGCTATAATTTCGTGTATTCGGGCTGCATGAGCAGAAAAATTTCCGAAATCAGTGACATCTACCCACTGGATATCCTTCATATGGCGAAACCACGAGAGCTGTCGCTTCGCAAAATGACGCGTATCCCGTTTTAGCCAAGTCACCGCCTCTTCCAAAGACACCTCTCCCCGCAGGTAGGAGGATATCTCTTTATAGCCTAGACCTTGCATGGAGATGGCATCGCTTCGCACTCCCCGTTCCATTAAGGAGGTTACCTCAGCAACAAGCCCTTGATCGAGCATCCCGTCAATTCGGTCTTCAATACGTTTATATAGCATTTGCCTATCCATTGTCAAACCTACGATGCAGAGTTGGTAGGGAGATTCCTTTTTTTGACTGGCAAGTTGAGAGCTAAGTGTCGTTCCGCTAACATGGTAAATTTCCAGTGCCCGAACGACACGACGACGATCATTAGGATGCAGACGAAGTGCACTTTCGGGATCAACCGCCTGTAGTCGCGCATGAAGCGCGTCAGCTCCAAACTGTTCGGCATAGTCAAGCTGTTCCTGACGAAAAGCTTCGTCAGCCCCCACCTCGGAAAACTGGTATTCATAGCAGACTGATTCTACATATAAACCTGTTCCGCCTACGATAAACGGTAGCTTTCCTCTAGATTGAATATCAGGTATGAGACGACGACAGTCTTCCTGAAATTGGGCTACTGAATATGGGTATTCAGGCTCATGAATATCAATTAAATGGTGCTTGATTCCTTCCATTTCCTGTTCGGAAATTTTGGCAGTTCCAACGTCCATATGACGGTATACCTGCATGGAATCCCCGGAAATAATTTCCGCGTCAAATTGTCGAGCCATCTCGATGCTTAGTTTCGTCTTGCCAACCGCAGTCGGGCCAACAAGAACAAGTAGTTTAGGCTTAGGTGCCACTGTCAATATCAATCACTCCGTACACTGTTTTCGTTGTGCCCCGCTGCTCTACACGGAAGCCGAGGCGGGCAAATTCCCCGCTACCCCGTTTTTCTTTTAATACAATTGTTTTTCGTGCAATCCGTTTCGCATGAACAATACTTTCCTCATTCAACGCCTCTGGATTAGCCAACCCTCTCAATGGACCGATTGCGCTGGAATCGAGCAACGGATCACGAAACATAGGGTCAAAATAAATAATATCTATACTGCGATCCGGCAAACTGCGCAAATAGTCCAAATGATGACCAAAACGAACGTCAATGTTGGAAAAAGCCTGATCTACTTCAGCGTTGCCGGAACGGTAATGCCTCATTCCATCCTTGATTAAAGCATAGACGGGGAAAGAACTCTCCACAGCCGTGACTTGTCCAGAGCTTCCCGTTCCAATTGAAAATAGAAGAGAATCCGTACCAAGTCCTGCGGTGCAATCCAGTACAGTATCACCCGGGACGAGCCGGGCAGCCGTCAACATCGGGTCAGGTTCACCCTTTAATACCCGTTTGGCGCGAATGAAGCCCATACTCGGATGAAAAACCATCGGTGATTGTTCTGGGCTGATCAGTCTCACTCCGCCCTGCACCAGAACCAATGCTTGGCGGACTCTGTGAACCGCGATTAGCTTAGCTACCGATATGCCACGACGAGGGGCATACAACACCCCTAACTCGGCTGCAAGCAGCTTCGCTCGCTCCACAACCTCAGCCGAGGGGGAATCTCCTGTCGTGACCAGTAATTCGACTTTCTTCTCCCGTAGCCTCGACCGCTCTTCTTCATGGTTTTCCCGATCCTGCAACATATATATACTCCCTTACATTACTCTTTTAAACAGCTTCTCTAAATCATATGTGGAAAAGGAAACCACAATAGGTCGCCCATGAGGGCAAGTATATGGTTGTTTGCATGCTGCCAAACGCTCTAGCAGCACGCTAGCCTGTCGGTCAGTCAGCTTCTGGTTTGCCTTAATCGAAGCCCGGCAGGAGCACATGATTGAGGCTGCTTCCCGCAGCTTTGCAAGATCAATGGCTCTTTCCTCGAGCACCCATCCGGCCATTTCCTCAATAACATCCGCTTCTTCCCCTTGGGGAAGCCAGTACGGGTAAGAGCTGACACGGAAAGTTTGACCGCCAAAATGCTCCAAATACACCCCCGCCTGCTCAAACCAGTGCAGCCTTGTTTTCAACTTTTCTGTCTCGGAAGGCGTAAAATCCAGTGTAATTGGCAGTAGCAATTCCTGCGATACTGACTCGGGATTACCGAATTTTTCATAATAAAATTCATAATTGACTCGTTCATGTGCGGCATGTTGATCAATTAAATACAAGCCCTGGTCGTTCTGTGCAATCAGATATGTCCCGTGGTGCTGACCGATTAAATTCAGTTCAGGAAAAGTGGGCAACTCTGGAACTTCTCCCGACACCGCTGCCAATTGCTCTGCATTCAGACGTTGCTGGCGAGGCTTCTGATCCGCGAAATGACGGGAATCCGTAGCGTGTCCTTCAATCGGCGGCACAGAAGATGGGTAAGCAGCAGAAGCAGCCGTTTCCTTTATCCCTCCACTGTATAAAGAAGATGTGCCTATTGCAGCATTATCTCCTTCGGACGACTGTACAGTCGCTCCATCAGGGAGCGGCACGTCCCCTCTAACTTCACTCCCGTTGTTTTCTTCCACAAAATCTGCATCCAGTTCATCATCACTAATACTTTTACCTGAAAGGTTGTTTGCCCGTCCAATGGCTGAGAGGCTATCCCTGCTCGGACGTTGCTCACGCTCCTGGCTACCTCTATTATTCTCTTCGTTTCTGTTCAAGTAATTGGATTGGCCCGGTACCTGGTTCTCCGGCGAGGTCACGGAAAGTGGCAGTGCTCCCCCCCGGTCTTTGCCGGAAGGAGCATCCCCTTCCGCACCATTTCCCTTCAAGAAGTGAAACTGCTCCTGCACAAACGAGCCACTGTCCTTGCCACCGATCTCGCGCTTGACTGCCTTCGGAATCAGCACTTGCTGCCCTAAAACAGCTTTTACCGAATCCTCGACCAACTGAAACAGTTCAGCTTCTTTGCTGAACCTTACCTCCAGCTTGGCAGGATGAACGTTAACATCCACCAAAGAAGGATGCATTTCCAGTTGGATCACAGCCAGCGGAAAACGATTGATCGGCAATAAGGTATGATACGCCTTGAGCAACGCCTGATTAAGCCCGTAGCTACGCACAAAACGTCCATTCACTACCGTCGATATCGCATTCCGATTCGATCTGGTCCACTCTGGGCGGCTGATATAGCCGCTAATTCGGTAATCGAGGCTCTCTCCTTCCAGCAGCAGCATGGACTTCGCCGCAGAAGTTCCATAAATAGCGGCAATCACCTGGAGCAAATCACCATTACCCAGCGTTTGCAACAATGTATTGCCATTATGCCGCAATGTGAAGGCAACCTCAGGGTGCGAAAGCGCCATTCGGTACAATACATCCGAAATGTGTCCCAGCTCGGTCTGGATTGTTTTCATATATTTCAGCCGTGCAGGTGTATTATAGAACAGCTCCCGTACGGTAAAATCCGTCCCTTGCCTGCTAGCGGCATCCTCGTGAAGCACCAGCTTGCCGCCCTCAATCACCAATTTACGGGCACGCCCGTCATCTCCGGCTGCTGTAAGCAGCTCTACTTTCGATACAGCCGCTATACTTGGCAACGCCTCTCCCCGAAAGCCGAGACTTGTGATCTGAAACAGGTCGCGACCATGTCCAATTTTGCTTGTCGCGTGCCGATAGAATGCCGTCTCCACATCCTCAGGCTCAATGCCACTTCCATTATCCGTCACCCGGATACTTTGCAGACCGCCTTCTTCTACCCATACGTCCACCCGCGTACCGCCTGCATCAATCGCATTTTCCACCAGCTCCTTCACGACGGAGGCTGGACGTTCCACGACCTCACCGGCAGCAATCTGGTTCGCAATATGTTCATCCAGTACCCGAATTTTAGACATCCTTTTAACCTCCTCCTGACTTCAAAGTGTGATGAAAAATAGGAATAAATGTCACTTATTTTAACTACAGGCCATTGGCCTTGTTTTTAAGATCATTTAACAGCTGCATTGCCTGTAAAGGAGTCATATTCATGACATCAGCATTTTTCACCTTGCGCAAAATTTGGCGCACAATCGGATTAGTCTCTACTGTCTCTGCATGGGGCTTGGAGGCGGCAAGCTCCTGCTCTCCGAAAATGGACAGCTGTACCACTTCGGTTGCTCCTTGCTCCAACCTGCTGGAATCCTCCACAGTCTGTAGAGTATCTTCTTTTACCAGGGTGGCCTGCTGTGATAAAGACTGAGTTGATGATGCAGTTTCTCCGCTTTCTCGCAATGTCTGGCCTGAATTATATTCGGTCAAAGAAGAAATATCTTCCGTCTCTGAAACTGTACGAAGATCAGTCCCTTCCTTCCCTCCTACTACTATCTCGGTACCTGCCGTTACTTGAGCTGCTGCCTGTTCAAAACCATTCAGCAGTCCATTCGCTCGCTCAATAATGTTATTGGGCAAGCCTGCAAGCCGAGCACAATAAATGCCATAGCTACTGCTAGCCGCTCCCGGTATGAGCTTGCGTAGGAAATTCACCTTGTCGCCGCTTTCCTGCACGGCCATAGAGTAATTTCGCAGCGAAGACAGGCCTTGCTCCAAATGCGCCAGCTCATGGAAATGCGTGGATACCAGCGCCTTACAGCCGATCGTGTCATGGACAAATTCGATGACTGCCTGTGCAATTGCCATCCCTTCACTAGTGGACGTACCTCGTCCCAGTTCATCAATA
This window contains:
- the miaA gene encoding tRNA (adenosine(37)-N6)-dimethylallyltransferase MiaA, which codes for MTVAPKPKLLVLVGPTAVGKTKLSIEMARQFDAEIISGDSMQVYRHMDVGTAKISEQEMEGIKHHLIDIHEPEYPYSVAQFQEDCRRLIPDIQSRGKLPFIVGGTGLYVESVCYEYQFSEVGADEAFRQEQLDYAEQFGADALHARLQAVDPESALRLHPNDRRRVVRALEIYHVSGTTLSSQLASQKKESPYQLCIVGLTMDRQMLYKRIEDRIDGMLDQGLVAEVTSLMERGVRSDAISMQGLGYKEISSYLRGEVSLEEAVTWLKRDTRHFAKRQLSWFRHMKDIQWVDVTDFGNFSAHAARIHEIIAGKFRTDLEYTSKQSK
- the mutL gene encoding DNA mismatch repair endonuclease MutL, which produces MSKIRVLDEHIANQIAAGEVVERPASVVKELVENAIDAGGTRVDVWVEEGGLQSIRVTDNGSGIEPEDVETAFYRHATSKIGHGRDLFQITSLGFRGEALPSIAAVSKVELLTAAGDDGRARKLVIEGGKLVLHEDAASRQGTDFTVRELFYNTPARLKYMKTIQTELGHISDVLYRMALSHPEVAFTLRHNGNTLLQTLGNGDLLQVIAAIYGTSAAKSMLLLEGESLDYRISGYISRPEWTRSNRNAISTVVNGRFVRSYGLNQALLKAYHTLLPINRFPLAVIQLEMHPSLVDVNVHPAKLEVRFSKEAELFQLVEDSVKAVLGQQVLIPKAVKREIGGKDSGSFVQEQFHFLKGNGAEGDAPSGKDRGGALPLSVTSPENQVPGQSNYLNRNEENNRGSQEREQRPSRDSLSAIGRANNLSGKSISDDELDADFVEENNGSEVRGDVPLPDGATVQSSEGDNAAIGTSSLYSGGIKETAASAAYPSSVPPIEGHATDSRHFADQKPRQQRLNAEQLAAVSGEVPELPTFPELNLIGQHHGTYLIAQNDQGLYLIDQHAAHERVNYEFYYEKFGNPESVSQELLLPITLDFTPSETEKLKTRLHWFEQAGVYLEHFGGQTFRVSSYPYWLPQGEEADVIEEMAGWVLEERAIDLAKLREAASIMCSCRASIKANQKLTDRQASVLLERLAACKQPYTCPHGRPIVVSFSTYDLEKLFKRVM
- a CDS encoding YdcF family protein, with the protein product MKVLQWIKDTRPKRPELKSGQSRLKKISMVSKRLVLCLMIFILVGLVWAGIRVWDMNTAASTTPLKQVQIGIVLGASMWGAVPSPGLKERLEEALRLYRNGTVQRLIVSGGLDKPDFPYTEAEGMQRYLVDRGVPVQHIVLENHATSTYENLLYSQRIMNEYGWTSTVIITHSYHGPRAMEIAQFLKFDHPQMALTESKVLNMPIHQSREVLAYAKWTLQRWWISAQTWVA
- a CDS encoding class I SAM-dependent methyltransferase, with translation MLQDRENHEEERSRLREKKVELLVTTGDSPSAEVVERAKLLAAELGVLYAPRRGISVAKLIAVHRVRQALVLVQGGVRLISPEQSPMVFHPSMGFIRAKRVLKGEPDPMLTAARLVPGDTVLDCTAGLGTDSLLFSIGTGSSGQVTAVESSFPVYALIKDGMRHYRSGNAEVDQAFSNIDVRFGHHLDYLRSLPDRSIDIIYFDPMFRDPLLDSSAIGPLRGLANPEALNEESIVHAKRIARKTIVLKEKRGSGEFARLGFRVEQRGTTKTVYGVIDIDSGT
- a CDS encoding DUF402 domain-containing protein — protein: MKRKFGDRANWRRITNRKFACRYVESDAFTGYVTLYTILSLKEPLWKSYGGHTFCIADKGYSWLQYYPKGEYYVVTAMFDNREQIVEWYIDTCRNQGVTDQGVPWFDDLYLDVVVLKNGEIFLVDEDELEEALQRGHISTQEAELANRTAADVLHQIDAHVFPYFKMSLKHRAEWFHNGDFKRER
- the hfq gene encoding RNA chaperone Hfq — encoded protein: MNKSINIQDTFLNQLRKDSIPVTVYLINGFQVRGTIKAFDNFTIVIDSDGKQQLIYKHAISTFTPQRNVSLVQQQDNASDN
- a CDS encoding PBP1A family penicillin-binding protein; protein product: MPNDSLSRSGNRNRNTSKEKPKGKKKKITGKRVGWTLFITAALAIFCALGGYLFVMVNGEKIYKANKDKITVNETSKVYDRNGVLMGELSVQKSDPVKSEEIPDLLKKAFVATEDKRFYEHQGVDIWSIGRAAVKDIVARSAVEGGSTLTQQLAKNLFLTRDKTFFRKATEVSIAMALERNLTKEDIITLYLNRIWFGRSYSGIKAASEGYFGVSDLNKLKLWQVATLAAIPKGPSKYNPISNPENSKARRAVVLQLMFEQGMIGKQEMEEAKAVNYNYKQPEKVQKYQNFMEYVMDEAEDALPGVSGNDLIIGGYKIHTTMDAQAQNALDQAMADDDMFEKSPDDQPVQASMVIINNQTGGIAAMAPGRDYKKGTFNRATQSRRQPGSAFKPIVAYAPALESGKFTMDTPLSNERQSFNGYSPKNLHGYSSTISMLDAITKSENIPPVWLLNQIGVEKGVQFAESVGIPMDKNDHSLAIALGGLSKGTNTLEMAQAYSAFANKGQFQKAYSIKQINNSDDQVVYTHEEESKSVMSEKTAYEMTQMMQNVVNSGTGRKARIDWPVAGKTGTTQSGISGNSGNRDIWFVGYTPEYTGAVWMGYDKPDSKHMLRNYSGQSAAFFGRVMGEALKGHPVTQFSEPKGYEPPVEQKPEEPVQATAPSGLSGSYSQDTQIVSLSWTAATGDNVQYRVYRKGTSDAGFATIMEAMKGTSGEDTSPIAGNTYEYYVVAYGADGKESEASNTIRVEIPAETTPVDPQQGTDPNENGTLPDNGGATDGQNGTDQGNTAPGGIDNNNGSGQVPASPGDTSGNGAGGTGNNNSNSGNGNDTNQGNGQTTTPDAGISDEDTMVNPENTDASTTEVTTDGTQEGNSNGHSNSNRGRHNRD